The Bacillota bacterium nucleotide sequence CGGCATTGGATTCTGCAAGGCGATAGAGGAAGCGCTGCCACCAATTCCTGCCTGTATACTTTTCCGGGTCCCGGCTAAATTTATCGCGGCAATCTTCGCAGCAGAATTCATAACCCTTATCTTTAAAAGTG carries:
- a CDS encoding LDCC motif putative metal-binding protein — encoded protein: MYYDPVCKNVLTPDQVKANYTFKDKGYEFCCEDCRDKFSRDPEKYTGRNWWQRFLYRLAESNAEEFKGEKLSCH